Proteins encoded by one window of Thunnus thynnus chromosome 3, fThuThy2.1, whole genome shotgun sequence:
- the ppp2r2ca gene encoding protein phosphatase 2, regulatory subunit B, gamma a, whose translation MGEDAESPKINHTFLRDYVTEADVISTVEFNQTGDLLATGDKGGRVVIFQRETESKGESEEAGETGDSGEYNVYSTFQSHEPDFDYLKSLEIEEKINKIRWLPQQNAAHFLLSTNDKTIKLWKVSERDKRPEGYNLKDEEGRLKDISTITSLQVPVLKPTDLMVEVRPRRVFANGHTYHVNSISVNSDGETYLSADDLRINMWHLGITDRSFNIVDIKPANMEDLTEVITAAEFHPQHCHVFVYSSSKGTLRLCDMRASALCDKHTKSFEEPEDPGSRSFFSEIISSVSDVKFSHSGRYLLTRDYLTAKVWDLNMDKGPVETYQVHEYLRSKLCSLYENDCIFDKFECVWNSSDSVIMTGAYNSFFRMFDRETGRGVTLEAWRESSKPRAVLRTRRVYTGGKRRRGDVGVDSLDFTKKILHMAWHPSENIIAIAATNNLYIFQDRVNPETQTQ comes from the exons ATGGGCGAGGACGCTGAGAGCCCCAAAATCAACCACACCTTCCTACGAGACTACGTCACTGAAG CTGATGTCATCTCTACGGTGGAGTTTAACCAGACAGGGGACCTGCTGGCGACGGGGGATAAAGGTGGCCGAGTGGTCATCTTCCAGAGAGAGACTGAA TCTAAAGGGGAGTCAGAGGAGGCTGGGGAGACCGGGGACTCTGGGGAGTACAATGTCTACAGTACGTTCCAGAGCCACGAACCAGACTTTGACTACCTGAAGAGTCTGGAGATTGAAGAAAAAATCAACAAGATCAGATGGCTGCCACAGCAGAATGCTGCAcatttcctcctctccaccaATG ATAAGACCATTAAACTGTGGAAGGTGAGCGAGAGAGACAAGAGACCAGAGGGATATAACCTGAAAGATGAGGAGGGACGGCTCAAGGACATCTCTACCATCACCTCTCTGCag GTGCCGGTGCTGAAACCCACAGATCTGATGGTAGAGGTCCGTCCCAGACGAGTGTTCGCTAATGGACATACCTACCATGTCAACTCCATCTCAGTCAACAGCGACGGAGAGACCTACCTGTCCGCTGATGACCTCCGCATCAATATGTGGCACCTGGGCATCACGGACCGCAGCTTCA ACATTGTGGACATAAAGCCAGCCAACATGGAGGATCTAACGGAGGTGATAACAGCAGCGGAGTTCCACCCTCAGCACTgccatgtgtttgtgtacagcagcagcaaggGCACCCTGCGTCTCTGTGACATGAGAGCCTCCGCGCTCTGTGACAAACACACCAAAT CATTTGAGGAACCTGAGGATCCCGGGAGCCGGTCATTCTTCTCAGAGATCATTTCCTCTGTGTCAGATGTGAAGTTCAGCCACAGTGGACGCTACCTGCTGACTAGAGACTACCTCACCGCCAAGGTGTGGGACCTGAACATGGACAAGGGCCCTGTCGAGACGTACCAG GTCCATGAATACCTAAGGAGCAAGCTGTGTTCCCTCTATGAAAATGACTGCATCTTTGAcaagtttgagtgtgtgtggaaCAGCTCAGACAG cGTGATCATGACAGGGGCATACAACAGCTTCTTCCGGATGTTTGACAGGGAGACGGGGCGAGGCGTAACCCTGGAGGCGTGGCGGGAGAGCAGCAAGCCTCGGGCAGTGCTGCGGACCCGCCGTGTGTACACAGGCGGCAAACGTCGCCGTGGAGATGTCGGCGTTGATAGCTTGGACTTCACCAAGAAAATCCTGCACATGGCTTGGCACCCGTCTGAGAATATCATTGCCATAGCAGCCACCAACAACCTGTACATCTTCCAGGATCGTGTCAACCCTGAGACGCAGACACAGTGA
- the pde5aa gene encoding cGMP-specific 3',5'-cyclic phosphodiesterase, protein MPCLYSEVLGFMERAIPGASPAAGIEESFRRETVTEPQMVKGMGWFFSPLWSPRSKTRRWRFGDGTQSEQVAWLDDNSDFTRAYFLRRASAGPQAEMSPLLPRLPRSSSDYSDLLMKGHHRRASSPLTSSHLNISSIMDKLRPLTSNLSATEGMDRFSPDALGTPHTSCSPRSSRCSISPIRPLSPICPCSADVHNSPQPLRPTATKTAACGYGEGCPWMMELLRGGLSRMGSVAELCQGAVLHAGELLAAEGVSLSLVKKACSGGSTLEEVTDPTALGGLSEGLCSHPHMELVKGIMGCVLATGSPMNLRDVSEDPRFDFEDDQSAKIKTVLCVPIKNHGGEVVGVVVMINKRHSSNGSVSVFTNMDEKVLSNHMDVLGMVLDNIQLYESSRQEAKRSQALIKMAQVLSKEHHSFDVLLSKMAATIMPFTHAQYCTIFIPNQEDKISFSHVIHLECEELGSTCQIYRRELDISDIDPSYALRTLVAMETLNMSESSEGSIKSLICCPVRNESSENVIAVCQLMNKVSRDSDEMEAFNRYDERLLEDLAVYCGLALQYVQAVQITEERRASIEVTQEVLAYHITAAEEEIQALQEVTIPSAESLHILDFHFSDFGLPEDLTTQATIRMFLDLNLVQDFKIDYKNLCQWVLTVRRGYRNNVPYHNWNHALSTAQSMFAMLMVTDELQGIFSRLEIFALMIATLNHDLDHRGVSNSYIERSQQPLAQLYGHSSLENHHYNLCLFILNNTGSQILSGLSTEDHRTALHMIKRAILATDLAVYMERRKEFFSLSKKSKVNWKSEKQRDLLRSMLMTASDLSAITKPWPEQKRIASLVAMEFFAQGDKEKKEFKIKPIDIMNRENSTRLPYMQVEYIDEICYPLYKAVSRLFDNCSPLLNGCKKNRENWLHLAVEAQEGISENSCTLTMETHKNNEEDSQTDE, encoded by the exons ATGCCCTGCCTCTACTCCGAAGTGCTGGGGTTCATGGAGCGTGCGATTCCAGGGGCATCTCCCGCCGCAGGGATAGAGGAGTCCTTCCGTAGGGAAACGGTAACTGAGCCGCAGATGGTGAAGGGCATGGGTTGGTTCTTCTCCCCGCTGTGGAGCCCCCGCTCCAAGACGCGTCGCTGGAGGTTTGGAGACGGCACGCAAAGCGAGCAAGTGGCATGGCTGGATGACAACTCCGATTTTACCAGGGCGTACTTTTTACGCAGAGCTTCAGC TGGTCCACAGGCAGAGATGTCTCCACTGCTGCCCAGGCTTCCAAGGAGCAGCTCTGACTACTCTGACCTGCTCATGAAGGGTCATCATCGCAGAGCTTCCTCACCATTGACCAGCTCACACCTGAACATCTCATCCATAATGGACAAGCTCAGACCCCTCACCTCCAATCTCAGTGCCACTGAGGGGATGGATCGCTTCAGTCCAGATGCACTGGGCACACCTCACACCTCCTGCTCTCCTCGCTCTTCCCGCTGCTCTATTTCTCCCATTCGTCCCCTTTCTCCTATTTGTCCATGCTCTGCCGACGTACACAACTCTCCTCAGCCTCTGCGTCCCACCGCTACAAAGACTGCTGCCTGTGGCTATGGTGAGGGATGCCCATGGATGATGGAGCTCCTGAGAGGAGGCCTCAGTCGGATGGGCTCTGTGGCAGAGCTCTGCCAGGGGGCTGTCCTGCATGCTGGGGAGCTACTTGCAGCTGAAGGAGTCTCCCTCTCCCTGGTAAAAAAAGCCTGTAGTGGAGGGAGCACCTTGGAGGAAGTGACTGACCCAACAGCACTGGGGGGCTTGAGTGAGGGTCTCTGTAGCCATCCACATATGGAGCTGGTGAAAGGCATCATGGGATGTGTACTGGCTACAGGGTCACCAATGAACCTGAGAGATGTATCTGAG GACCCCAGGTTTGACTTCGAAGACGACCAGTCAGCAAAGATTAAGACTGTTCTGTGTGTGCCCATCAAGAACCATGGAGGAGAG GTGGTAGGTGTAGTGGTAATGATCAACAAGAGACATAGCAGCAATGGATCAGTTTCTGTTTTTACCAACATGGATGAAAAG gtgCTGTCCAATCATATGGATGTATTGGGGATGGTCCTGGACAACATCCAGCTGTATGAAAGCTCAAGACAGGAGGCCAAACGCAGCCAG gcctTGATAAAGATGGCACAAGTACTATCAAAGGAGCACCACTCCTTTGATGTTCTGCTGAGTAAGATGGCTGCCACCATCATGCCCTTCACACATGCTCAGTACTGCACCATCTTCATCCCTAATCAGGAAGACAAG atttCTTTTTCCCACGTGATCCACTTGGAATGTGAGGAGCTCGGATCAACCTGCCAGATCTACAGAAG GGAGCTTGACATCAGCGATATAGACCCATCATATGCCCTTCGAACTCTGGTCGCTATGGAAACCCTTAATATGTCAGAGAGTTCTGAGGGATCAATTAAGAGTCTGATCTGCTGCCCTGTCAGGAATGAGAGTTCTGAGAATGTTATTG cTGTGTGCCAACTGATGAACAAAGTGAGCAGAGACTCAGATGAGATGGAGGCTTTTAACAGATATGATGAGCGCCTGCTGGAGGACCTGGCAGTGTACTGCGGCCTGGCTCTGCAGTATGTTCAGGCTGTCCAGATCACAGAGGAGCGGAGAGCCAGTATAGAAGTCACACAAGAG GTTCTTGCCTACCACATCACTGCAGCAGAAGAGGAAATCCAGGCATTGCAG GAGGTCACCATTCCTTCTGCCGAGTCACTGCATATTCTAGACTTCCATTTCTCTGATTTTGGCCTGCCAGAGGACCTCACCACACAGGCCACCATTCGGATGTTCCTGGACCTCAATCTGGTGCAGGATTTCAAGATTGATTACAAG AATCTCTGCCAGTGGGTCCTCACCGTGAGACGTGGTTACAGAAACAACGTGCCTTATCACAATTGGAACCATGCGCTGAGTACTGCTCAAAGCATGTTTGCTATGCTCATGGTAACAGATGAGCTCCAG GGTATTTTCTCCCGTCTAGAGATCTTTGCACTGATGATAGCCACTCTGAATCATGATCTCGACCACAGAGGTGTCAGTAACTCGTACATAGAAAG gagtCAACAGCCTTTAGCTCAGCTGTATGGCCACTCTTCTCTTGAGAACCACCACTACAACTTGTGCCTGTTCATCCTCAATAACACT GGGAGTCAGATTCTCAGCGGCCTCTCTACAGAGGACCACAGAACTGCACTACATATGATCAAAAGGGCAATCCTCGCCACAGACTTGGCCGTCTACATGga gagAAGAAAAGAATTCTTTTCTCTCAGTAAGAAAAGCAAAGTGAACTGGAAGAGTGAGAAACAAAGAGATCTGCTGAG ATCAATGTTGATGACAGCCAGTGACCTCTCTGCTATCACAAAGCCTTGGCCTGAACAGAAAAGG ATCGCCAGCCTGGTTGCCATGGAGTTCTTTGCACAAggggacaaagaaaaaaaggagttCAAAATCAAGCCCATT GACATCatgaacagagaaaacagcacacGACTGCCGTACATGCAAGTGGAATACATTGATGAGATCTGTTATCCACTCTACAAg GCTGTATCAAGACTGTTTGACaactgctctccactgctgaaCGGTTGTaagaagaacagagaaaatTGGCTGCATCTTGCTGTGGAAGCGCAGGAAGGAATCAGTGAGAATAGTTGCACTTtaaccatggaaacacacaaaaacaatgaggaagATTCTCAGACAGATGAATAG